The following nucleotide sequence is from Pirellulales bacterium.
TCGTCGACCGTGAACGAGAACGAACTGCCCGTCACATCCTGCCGCGCCAGGTGCTGCAAGCAATCCTGGGCGATTGTGGTTTCGGCCGGGTCGATCTCGTAGGCCAGGCCCCGCGCGTCGACGCTCAACCGCATGGTGCCGGCCGCGGTGCGCCCCAGGATCAGGCTCGGGTCGTGGTTGAATAGACCGCGGCAGTCGTCCTCGCGCAAAGCGCGGTCGAAACAACCGGGCATGATCCGCTCGCAGTAATTGTCCCACAGCTGGTACTCGGTTTCGGGCGTACCATCATAGAACACCGAGCCGTACCCCCGGATTTTTTGCTTGTCACCCTCGGCGGCGCGTGCGACGGTCACCTTAGCGCGGGCCAGGGGAGTGAATCGGGTGCGCAAATTCATGGCTACGCGTCTCCTTCGGTATATACAAAATCGGTAATGGCCCGTTCCACCGCGGCCGCGACGTCGCTGGAAGTCTCGCAACGCTGGGCCGCCTGCACGGCCAGGTCGGCAAGCTGATCCCGTTCGTTGCGGCTGCTGCCGCGGCCTTGCAGTACGCGGCACGCTACCAGCGGTTTTTCCAACGACTCGGCGACCGCCGCCAGGTGCTTTTCCCGGATCTCCTGACGGTTCCCGCGCTCGAAGGCCGTTTGCAGACGGCGCCCCATCCGCCCGGCGACCTCGCTGAGCATCCCGCGCACCACCGTTTGCAGAATGCTGCGATTGGCGTCGTCGCTCGTGGTATCGTTGCCCGTGGCATCGGTACCGGTTTCATCGCCGCCGGCGTCGCCGTCGTCGGGCGGCGTGCCCGAAGATTTCCCGTTCTCGACCTTCTGCGGATCCTTCGTCGGCGCCGCGGCCGCACGTTGCGGCGGCAGATAGGTTTGGCCGACGCCGCCGATTTGCGGCGGCATATCGGAATCGGCGCGGCACTCGTCGGCCGACCACAGCCCTGCGAAGCGCATCTGCGTGTAGAGCTGGCCGCGGCTGCGCGAGTCGAGCCGCACCAGGTCGCGGCGGCGGAACTTGATTTCGTGCGATTCGTCGTCCTTCTCTCCCTCGCGCAGCAGCTTGTCGTCGCACTCGGTTTCCCAGCGGCACAGCCACGGGTCGAGCGTCTCGTCGAGATAATTCTGATCCTCCATCTCGAGCGAGGCGTAGGCCGTCCGCGCGTCGTCCCCCAGTTTCGAAGCGCTCATGTTCAACCAGTTGGCCACGTCGCGGACGTTGTACTTGCGCGACTCGAGCAACTGCGCGTCGGCCGCCGACAGCGACACCGGGTTGGCCTTGGCGCCGTTGGTAAGAATGCCAGGCCGATGCGCCCGCTCGGCCGAACGGTGCATCTGGTCCCATTGGCGCAGCGTTTCTTTGACCGCCGACTCCTTCATGGCGTTGGGGAACTCGAGCACGACCGAGGGGATGGCCGAGTTGCGGAAGAAGCGGCTGCCGTATTTCTGCTGCGCAAGTCCTTCGCCGATCGTGTTCCGTCCCTGGCGAATGGCGCTGTAGCCGATCAGACCGTCGTAACCGAGCCCCTTCAGATGCAGGACGTCCTCGGCCTTGAAAAACTCCACGTTGCCGCGGATCACGGTCGTATACCACAGCTTGCTCGCCGTGACGTCGGCCACGCCATTGGGGTAATAACGCACGGGCCAGGTCACGTGCGGCAGCAGCGGCCACAGCGTCTGTACCTCTGCGGCGCCGTTGCGCTCGATGTAGCCGTAGCCGTTTCCCACGGCGATCGCGTGCCCCGTGAGCGTCTCCTTGAACGTGAAGGCCGTCATCTGCGGGTTGGCCTTCCGTCGCAGCGGCCTATACGCAGGATGGTCCCGATCGACCGACTTGTTTTCTCCCCCTTCGTGCAGCTCGTGAACCAACAGCGGCGTCTTGGCCACGGCCGAGCTGATCAAGTTCACGCCACGCCAGAAGGCCCCCAGCGTCATCGCCGTGCGATGGTTTACCCGTTCGCCGCTCTCGCTGCGGATGCTCTGCATGCCGTCGTACAGCCACTCCTCGGCGTCCAAGGGGACCGCGGGGTTTTCGATCGAGCGGCGACTGATCAGGCGGTCGAGGAGCATGGGGGTTCACCACTGAGATACTGAAACACTGCGGCACTGAGGCACAGAGAAACTAATAAAGAAAAACGCTTGATTTGCTATCAGTTATTCAAACTTGGTGGTCCCTGCTTCCTCCGTGGCTCCGCGCCTCCGTGGTGAACGTTCCTACGGACGCGAGTCG
It contains:
- a CDS encoding HK97 family phage prohead protease; the protein is MNLRTRFTPLARAKVTVARAAEGDKQKIRGYGSVFYDGTPETEYQLWDNYCERIMPGCFDRALREDDCRGLFNHDPSLILGRTAAGTMRLSVDARGLAYEIDPAETTIAQDCLQHLARQDVTGSSFSFTVDDEDLRRETRDGQDMWICEVRSVHLYDVGPVTFPAYTATTAEARSDVDGRVQRFLALQKPGTPVDAAIAAARARAIELG
- a CDS encoding phage portal protein; translated protein: MLLDRLISRRSIENPAVPLDAEEWLYDGMQSIRSESGERVNHRTAMTLGAFWRGVNLISSAVAKTPLLVHELHEGGENKSVDRDHPAYRPLRRKANPQMTAFTFKETLTGHAIAVGNGYGYIERNGAAEVQTLWPLLPHVTWPVRYYPNGVADVTASKLWYTTVIRGNVEFFKAEDVLHLKGLGYDGLIGYSAIRQGRNTIGEGLAQQKYGSRFFRNSAIPSVVLEFPNAMKESAVKETLRQWDQMHRSAERAHRPGILTNGAKANPVSLSAADAQLLESRKYNVRDVANWLNMSASKLGDDARTAYASLEMEDQNYLDETLDPWLCRWETECDDKLLREGEKDDESHEIKFRRRDLVRLDSRSRGQLYTQMRFAGLWSADECRADSDMPPQIGGVGQTYLPPQRAAAAPTKDPQKVENGKSSGTPPDDGDAGGDETGTDATGNDTTSDDANRSILQTVVRGMLSEVAGRMGRRLQTAFERGNRQEIREKHLAAVAESLEKPLVACRVLQGRGSSRNERDQLADLAVQAAQRCETSSDVAAAVERAITDFVYTEGDA